Proteins from one Acidobacteriota bacterium genomic window:
- the queG gene encoding tRNA epoxyqueuosine(34) reductase QueG, whose product MPTAAQFEQLAEAAAGDAGFHRCGVVSLAQAMPELEFFPAWIDSGAAGEMHYLASRDGDGRLKRASIRESFPWAKSAIVCALDYNTAQPYSTDVSDPQRGWISRYAWFPHTDYHHAVMSRLERLESAIAAAYPRARTRRYVDTGPLLERVLAKYAGLGWMAKNTCIINEELGSWLFLGVVLTSLDPASAGSGLPAPDRCGTCTACLDACPTQAFPAPYQLDASRCISYLTIEKRGDIPEDLRAGIGANVFGCDICQDVCPWNSHQLGENQLPKKKSRTPDFVPAPEFVADDALVNPPLAWLAEMSLEDFQKQFRHSPIKRAKHSGLRRNAVVAIGNSGDRSFLPLLERLAHDADHIVASHARWSLEKLSRAE is encoded by the coding sequence GTGCCCACTGCCGCCCAGTTCGAACAGCTGGCTGAGGCCGCCGCCGGCGACGCCGGATTCCACCGCTGCGGTGTAGTCTCGCTCGCCCAAGCCATGCCCGAACTCGAGTTCTTCCCCGCATGGATCGACTCGGGCGCGGCCGGCGAGATGCACTACCTCGCCTCGCGTGACGGCGACGGACGCCTCAAGCGCGCCTCCATCCGTGAGAGCTTTCCGTGGGCGAAGTCGGCCATCGTCTGCGCTCTCGATTACAACACCGCGCAGCCTTACTCCACCGATGTCAGCGACCCGCAACGCGGATGGATCTCGCGCTACGCCTGGTTCCCGCACACCGACTATCACCACGCGGTGATGTCGCGCCTCGAGCGCCTCGAATCCGCCATCGCCGCCGCGTATCCCCGCGCCCGGACACGCCGCTACGTGGACACGGGGCCGCTCCTCGAGCGCGTCCTCGCGAAGTACGCCGGCCTGGGATGGATGGCGAAGAACACCTGCATCATCAACGAGGAACTCGGCTCGTGGCTCTTCCTCGGCGTCGTGCTTACCTCGCTCGACCCCGCCTCCGCCGGAAGCGGACTTCCCGCGCCTGACCGCTGTGGCACGTGCACCGCTTGTCTCGATGCCTGCCCCACCCAGGCTTTCCCCGCGCCTTACCAGCTCGACGCTTCGCGCTGCATTTCCTACCTCACCATCGAAAAGCGCGGCGATATTCCCGAGGACCTGCGCGCCGGCATCGGCGCGAACGTCTTCGGTTGCGATATCTGCCAGGACGTCTGCCCGTGGAACTCCCACCAGCTCGGCGAAAACCAGCTCCCCAAAAAGAAGTCGCGCACGCCTGACTTTGTCCCTGCCCCAGAGTTTGTCGCGGACGACGCTCTGGTCAACCCACCGCTAGCCTGGCTGGCGGAGATGTCACTCGAAGACTTCCAGAAACAGTTCCGCCATTCGCCCATCAAGCGGGCCAAACATTCCGGACTGCGCCGCAACGCCGTCGTCGCCATCGGCAACAGCGGCGACCGCAGCTTCCTCCCCTTGCTCGAGCGCCTCGCGCACGATGCCGACCACATTGTCGCCTCCCACGCCCGGTGGTCGCTCGAAAAGCTATCGCGCGCCGAGTAG